TTCGGCGGCACAGATATTTATGGATATAATGGATGTCGGCCTGGTGCAAAAACAGGGGACAGCCATTGGAGATGCCATTCGCAAGGCAACCGAGGCGTTCGAAAAGCAGGAGAAAAAGCACAAGGTGCTGATTCTTTTGACCGACGGCGAAGACCATAATACCGACCCGCTTAGCGCCGCCGAAGAAGCCCGCAAGCAGGGAGTCAAGATTTTTGCCATCGGTATCGGTTCTCCGGCCGGAGAACCGATACCGATCACCGACCGAACCGGCCAGAGAGTAGGGTATAAAAAGGACCGAAGCGGCGAAGTAATCGTGACCAAACTGGATGAAATGACCCTGCAAAAAGTCGCTCTCGCCACCGGCGGGAAATTCTATCTGGCATCGGCGGGGGAGATGGAACTTGACCGGGTTTATGACGAAATTGATAAGATGGAAAAGAAGGAACTGGAAGGAAAACTGATGGTGCAATATGAGGACCGTTTCCAGTACCCGCTTCTTTTTGCCATCATTCTGCTCTTTGCCGAATATTTTATTTCGGAGAAGAAACGAGTTAAAAACGTAAAATAATCTATGATACAGAAAACGGTTCTTGTCTTATTGGTCTGGCTCCCGGGCGCCGTCTCCTTTGCCGAAGACTATAAGAGTCTGGTCAAAGAGGGGAACGAAGCCTTCAAAGAAGGTGACTTTGGCACCGCTTTGGGACTATATCGTGAGGCCGATGTTGACCGCCCGGAAATGCCCGAGATTCAATACAATATCGGCAGCGCCTTATATAAGGAGGGAAAGTATGAGGAGGCGACCGAGAGATTGCAGAAAGCCTTCGCCACCGACGATATAAAGGTTGAAGCCCAGGCGCGCTATAATCTGGGAAATGTTTACTATCGCGCCGGCGACTATCAGAAGGCGATTGAGGCGTATCAGAAAGTTCTGGAATTGACGCCCGAGGATATGGATGCCAAGTACAACCTGGAGTTAGCGAGGAAAATGCTCAAAGAGCAGTTAAAGCCTCAGGAGCAGCAACAACAGCAACAACAACAGCAGCAGCAACAGCAGCAACAGCAGCAAAATGAGCAGCAGGAGCAGCAACAGCCGCAATCGCCACAAGACCAGAAGCAAGAGCAGCAACAACAGCAACAACCGCAACAGATGCAGCCCCAGGATGAAAATGAGATGTCCAAAGAAGATGCGGAGAGAATTTTAAATGCCTTGCGTGATGATGAGAAAGAGGTGCAGAAAGACCTACGCAAACTTCAGGGACCATCGGACTATCAAGGGAATGACTGGTAGTATGATATCTAAGTTACGGATATTTCTGATACTGATGTTTTCTGCCGCTGTCTATGCGCAGGACGACATTTCCCTGACCATATCGCTTAATAAAGACACCATTTCCATAGATGAATATGCTTATCTCACCGTCTCGGTCACAGGGTCGCGGCAGAATCTTCCCAGCCCGGAACTTCCCAATCTGACCATGTTTAATATCTATTCCCAGGGAACCTCAACCAATATCTCCATTGTCAATGGCAAGATGCAGGCGTCATACAGTTACCAGTATCTGCTGCAGCCCAAGAAACAGGGGACCTACCCTATCAAGCCGGCCTTTCTGGTGATTGACCGCAAACGATATGAATCAAACGAATTGACACTGACTGTTCTTTCCGGCGGGGAAGGGACCTCTAAATCGGTCCAAAAGGAGGCTGTGTCACAGACCGGTGAGAACCGGGAGGTTTTCCTGACAGCCGAAGTCAACAAGAAATCGGCTTTTGTGAACGAGCAGATGATTCTGACGGTCAAATTCTATCATGCCGTTCAAATACTCTCACAACCGGAATATACCGCGCCGCAAACAACCGACTTCTGGACTGATATTCTTGAAGGTCAGAAAGCATATTATGAAATTGTCAACGGCCAAAGATACAAAGTCGTGGAAATATCATCGGCGCTGTTCCCGACCCGTTCCGGTGAATTAACTATCGGGCCGGCCTTGGTGACTGTCAATGTCCCTTCTCGACGTGCCCCGCGACGCAACGACCCTTTCTCTCTCTTTGATGATTTCCTGGTCCAGGGTGAGCAGCGAACTGT
The Candidatus Zixiibacteriota bacterium genome window above contains:
- a CDS encoding VWA domain-containing protein; this encodes MRFGAPENLLLLSLVVILALFFIWSIYRKKKLLARFGDLFLIMKNAPYISFARQGGKAAVILAGILFLVITLSQLQCGTHMEVMKREGIDIIIAVDVSNSMLAQDMKPSRIAKARQEVRGLIDRLRGDRIGLVAFAGEAFIHCPLTLDYSAAQIFMDIMDVGLVQKQGTAIGDAIRKATEAFEKQEKKHKVLILLTDGEDHNTDPLSAAEEARKQGVKIFAIGIGSPAGEPIPITDRTGQRVGYKKDRSGEVIVTKLDEMTLQKVALATGGKFYLASAGEMELDRVYDEIDKMEKKELEGKLMVQYEDRFQYPLLFAIILLFAEYFISEKKRVKNVK
- a CDS encoding tetratricopeptide repeat protein — its product is MIQKTVLVLLVWLPGAVSFAEDYKSLVKEGNEAFKEGDFGTALGLYREADVDRPEMPEIQYNIGSALYKEGKYEEATERLQKAFATDDIKVEAQARYNLGNVYYRAGDYQKAIEAYQKVLELTPEDMDAKYNLELARKMLKEQLKPQEQQQQQQQQQQQQQQQQQNEQQEQQQPQSPQDQKQEQQQQQQPQQMQPQDENEMSKEDAERILNALRDDEKEVQKDLRKLQGPSDYQGNDW